TTCACTATCAATTTGTTTTTCGATATCATCATTATTTACTTTCTCACCATATTTATCTTTTAAGATTTTGCTTAAAAGCACTTTGAATGAGTTACTCGCAATTTGATCTTTACCAATTTCTTTCATCACATCTTCTACTTTTACATCGCCAGCTTTTGAAGAAATGAGCGTTTGATCTTTAGATGTTGGTGTGTCGTTCCCACAGGCCCCTAAAATTACTGCACTGGCTGTGAGGGGAATAATCATTTTTTGTAAACCTTTCTTCATCGTGTTAGCTCCTTTATTTTTAAATTATCACTGATAATATTACCATATTGTATGTATCATACCAACGAAGAAGGGTATATCTAAGACTATTTTACGAGAAAAAACGTAGTATTTAAATCTTATTTAAGGTTAAGATTTAAATACTACGTTTTGTAATAGATTTTATTAAAAGATATTTAATTTGACATTGAAAAGAGTAAGTTTAACATGGTTTATTTTTTTTCGAGAATCATTAAGCCATATATATGTTCCTCTATATAATCGCCTTGTCTTGAAAAGATGATGATTTTCAAATAAAGTAAATCCATGACAGAGTAACCTGCGTTTAAAGCCAGTAAGAACATTGCATAATGTCCATACTCTGGGAATTGTCTTGCAATTAAAATCATCAAGATTGTAATCACGATTAAGGGCATTAATAAACAAATGCAAAAATAAAATTTTCGTATCGGTTTATCCACATAAATATTGTAAAACGGCAACCATCGACTACGCACCAACTTATGTATTTTAAAATACTTTACATATGGGATGACTGTCATTAAATGTATCGCTTTATGAATAGGATATAAAAGTATTAATAAGACCAGAAATAGAAAAAAATGTTCGTCAGTTAACCTTACATTATTATTGAAATGAAAAATTTCAAAACTAATAAAAAATGTAATAACCATCGTAACAAAACTAATAAAAGCAATACGTGGTAGCCCAAATCGCGAGTGTATATCTATTGAGCGCGAGCAATTCAACATCATGCATACTCCTTTAAACTTTTAATAGATAACTTGTATTATCTACTTTCGATTACTCAACGTCAAGCAAATGTTTTCTTAAATGATTGTGACAAGCATTAACATCATCGATAAAATCCTTGCCATGCATTTTGGCAACTAAATAATGGGCGTCACTAAAGTTAGGCTTATGGAACATTTCTTCACTAAATTGTTCTGAAGCTTGATATACAGTATTATTATCGATGTTATATTGTTCAAATATTTCCTCGATGAGCTTCTTACCATTATCTGTTAAATGTATATAAGTATTACGCTTATCGTTTGTGTCTTTTTCAAGCGTTAAAAGTCCTTGTTGTTCAAGTCGCTTAGCAAAGTTATAAGCTGTTGAAACATGCATCACACCATAACGTGAAATATCAGAAATTGTTACACGACCAAATGCATATATTGTCATTAAAATCAGGTGTTCATTCATTGTTATTCCTGATTT
The sequence above is a segment of the Staphylococcus hyicus genome. Coding sequences within it:
- a CDS encoding DUF3267 domain-containing protein codes for the protein MLNCSRSIDIHSRFGLPRIAFISFVTMVITFFISFEIFHFNNNVRLTDEHFFLFLVLLILLYPIHKAIHLMTVIPYVKYFKIHKLVRSRWLPFYNIYVDKPIRKFYFCICLLMPLIVITILMILIARQFPEYGHYAMFLLALNAGYSVMDLLYLKIIIFSRQGDYIEEHIYGLMILEKK
- a CDS encoding HTH-type transcriptional regulator Hpr, giving the protein MTDKQKQIESILFTHKAAMLSKVIWKNAERDWQNWLRKSGITMNEHLILMTIYAFGRVTISDISRYGVMHVSTAYNFAKRLEQQGLLTLEKDTNDKRNTYIHLTDNGKKLIEEIFEQYNIDNNTVYQASEQFSEEMFHKPNFSDAHYLVAKMHGKDFIDDVNACHNHLRKHLLDVE